The proteins below are encoded in one region of Aquisphaera giovannonii:
- the metG gene encoding methionine--tRNA ligase subunit beta gives MLDLTAAAKGNEMAETINYEDFAKLDLRVARVVEARPHPNADKLLLLQVDIGDEQKQIVAGIRQHYTPEQLVGKRIVIVNNLAPAMLRGEASNGMLLAATSGDRVVVLTPDDPECVPGAKVK, from the coding sequence TTGCTTGACTTGACCGCTGCTGCGAAGGGCAATGAGATGGCCGAGACGATCAACTACGAAGACTTCGCCAAGCTGGACCTCCGCGTCGCCCGCGTCGTGGAAGCCCGACCGCATCCGAACGCGGACAAGCTGCTCCTGCTCCAGGTGGACATCGGCGACGAGCAGAAGCAGATCGTCGCGGGGATCCGCCAGCACTACACGCCCGAGCAGCTCGTCGGCAAGCGGATCGTGATCGTCAACAACCTCGCGCCGGCCATGCTCCGCGGCGAGGCGAGCAACGGCATGCTCCTGGCCGCGACCTCCGGGGACAGGGTGGTGGTCCTCACGCCCGACGACCCCGAGTGCGTCCCCGGCGCGAAGGTGAAGTGA
- a CDS encoding multiheme c-type cytochrome translates to MMSPATSRRTCLGLFVVGIGLALPACSKPDAPGTVAAPQGPAAPPSAAQAGGGDNGSKSGRLLANWPRPDGLLVISGEMDGYLEPCGCTQGQVGGLIRRLDFVDRLRSQYGQVALIDLGTLIKDPAAARGGFEQAKIKYGIALKALSTLKYDAIALSAEDLKIGVMEALGQLMNNLADPARIVVANVQPGAGFESKIEASRIIPAGSVKLGVTSVIDPELLQKLNDPDKGELLASIKRPDDSLGPVLAEMEPKSDYQVLMVQGPPELAKRLATSYPGFDVVVSTSQFADPVDRDPLMLNGGKTMLVQVGRRGKSVGAVGFFSDGDQKMRFYLVSLNSRFDGPGTAVKKVIEDEYRSMLKAAGTVEAFPRHDYTGGSAGATFVGAETCKQCHPNTYARWATTKHAQAFASLEKDPKPNTTFDAECISCHTTGFEYNSGWRSEAATAYLKGNQCENCHGPGSRHIVKPDDLAARAPMKLTAEQADKGRMCIRCHDEDNSPKFNFATYYGQIVHKGLDEYKDPKVHQGISPRVARKPADAGAEK, encoded by the coding sequence ATGATGTCGCCAGCCACCTCGCGCCGTACGTGCCTGGGCCTCTTCGTGGTCGGGATCGGGCTCGCCCTCCCGGCGTGCTCGAAGCCCGATGCGCCGGGGACGGTCGCGGCGCCCCAGGGCCCGGCCGCGCCCCCCTCGGCCGCCCAGGCGGGCGGCGGCGACAACGGGTCCAAGTCGGGGAGGCTCCTCGCCAATTGGCCGAGGCCGGACGGCTTGCTCGTCATCTCGGGGGAGATGGACGGCTACCTGGAGCCCTGCGGCTGCACCCAGGGGCAGGTCGGCGGGCTCATCCGCCGGCTGGATTTCGTCGATCGCCTGCGGTCGCAATACGGCCAGGTGGCGCTCATCGACCTGGGGACCCTGATCAAGGACCCGGCCGCGGCACGCGGGGGGTTCGAGCAGGCGAAGATCAAGTACGGGATCGCCCTCAAGGCGCTCTCCACGCTCAAGTACGACGCGATCGCGCTCAGCGCCGAGGACCTCAAGATCGGCGTGATGGAGGCGCTCGGCCAGCTCATGAACAACCTGGCCGACCCGGCCCGGATCGTGGTGGCCAACGTCCAGCCGGGCGCGGGCTTCGAGTCGAAGATCGAGGCGAGCCGGATCATCCCGGCCGGCTCGGTGAAGCTCGGCGTCACGTCGGTCATCGACCCGGAGCTGCTCCAGAAGCTGAACGACCCCGACAAGGGCGAGCTGCTCGCCTCGATCAAGCGGCCCGACGACTCCCTGGGCCCGGTGCTCGCGGAGATGGAGCCGAAGAGCGATTACCAGGTCCTCATGGTCCAGGGGCCCCCGGAGCTGGCCAAGCGGCTGGCGACGTCGTACCCCGGGTTCGACGTGGTGGTCTCGACCTCCCAGTTCGCCGACCCGGTGGACCGGGACCCGCTCATGCTCAACGGCGGCAAGACGATGCTGGTCCAGGTCGGCCGGCGGGGCAAGTCGGTCGGGGCGGTCGGATTCTTCTCCGACGGGGACCAGAAGATGCGGTTCTACCTCGTCTCGCTGAACAGCCGGTTCGACGGGCCGGGGACGGCCGTGAAGAAGGTGATCGAGGACGAGTACCGGAGCATGCTCAAGGCCGCCGGCACGGTCGAGGCCTTCCCCCGCCACGACTACACCGGGGGCTCGGCCGGGGCCACGTTCGTCGGGGCCGAGACGTGCAAGCAGTGCCACCCGAACACCTACGCCCGCTGGGCGACCACCAAGCACGCCCAGGCCTTCGCCTCGCTGGAGAAGGACCCGAAGCCGAACACGACCTTCGACGCCGAGTGCATCAGCTGCCACACGACGGGCTTCGAGTACAACTCCGGCTGGCGCTCCGAGGCCGCGACGGCGTACCTGAAGGGGAACCAGTGCGAGAACTGCCACGGGCCCGGCTCGAGGCACATCGTCAAGCCCGACGACCTGGCCGCGCGGGCCCCCATGAAGTTGACGGCCGAGCAGGCGGACAAGGGCCGCATGTGCATCCGCTGCCACGACGAGGACAACTCGCCGAAGTTCAACTTCGCGACCTACTACGGCCAGATCGTGCACAAGGGCCTGGACGAGTACAAGGACCCGAAGGTCCACCAGGGCATCTCCCCCAGGGTGGCCCGGAAGCCCGCCGACGCCGGGGCGGAGAAGTGA
- a CDS encoding ComEC/Rec2 family competence protein, translating to MNPFKPLRSLVLCGLALAAAAAGSSARAQDPAPPSTARLRPMVVDFLDVGQGDSILVRSPEGKVALIDAGPTRDEAARLLKAKGIESVDIAIVTHHHLDHYGGMEKVIREFKPRFFMATGSSHTTRSYLKLLEAVRDEGITSVEPTGKPRRIELGSVILTVFPQPAYSAKEENDNSIGIRLQYGGFSVVMTGDSEEGERAAWVSGSPDLLRESTVLKLAHHGSRNGTDQEWLDLIRPEIAVASVGEGNSYGHPHAEAVSLLRRNGIPLLRTDQRGTISIISNGETWNLVKPDLASRRAGRARAGGRVAASGRQSRTAARPARTAGASTGWR from the coding sequence GTGAACCCCTTCAAGCCGCTGCGATCCCTGGTCCTCTGCGGCCTCGCACTCGCGGCCGCCGCCGCGGGCTCGTCCGCCCGGGCCCAGGATCCCGCTCCGCCGTCGACGGCCCGGCTCCGGCCCATGGTCGTCGACTTCCTGGACGTCGGGCAGGGGGACTCGATCCTCGTCCGATCGCCGGAGGGGAAGGTTGCGCTCATCGACGCCGGCCCCACCCGCGACGAAGCCGCCAGGCTCCTCAAGGCGAAGGGGATCGAGTCGGTCGACATCGCGATCGTCACGCATCACCACCTGGACCACTACGGCGGCATGGAGAAGGTCATCCGCGAGTTCAAGCCGCGGTTCTTCATGGCGACGGGCTCGTCGCACACCACCAGGTCCTACCTGAAGCTCCTCGAGGCGGTGCGAGACGAGGGGATCACCTCCGTGGAGCCGACGGGCAAGCCGCGGCGCATCGAGCTCGGCTCGGTGATCCTCACGGTCTTCCCGCAGCCGGCTTACAGCGCCAAGGAGGAGAACGACAACTCCATCGGCATCCGGCTCCAGTACGGCGGCTTCTCGGTGGTGATGACCGGGGACAGCGAGGAGGGCGAGAGGGCCGCGTGGGTCTCCGGCAGCCCTGACTTGTTGCGCGAGAGTACGGTCCTCAAGCTCGCCCATCACGGCAGCCGCAACGGGACCGACCAGGAATGGCTGGACCTGATCCGCCCGGAGATCGCCGTGGCCAGCGTGGGCGAGGGGAACTCGTACGGGCATCCCCACGCGGAGGCGGTCTCGCTCCTGCGGCGCAACGGCATCCCGCTGCTGCGGACCGATCAGCGCGGGACGATCTCGATCATCAGCAACGGCGAGACCTGGAACCTGGTGAAGCCCGACCTGGCGAGCCGACGTGCCGGCCGCGCCCGGGCCGGCGGCCGCGTGGCCGCCTCGGGGAGGCAGAGCCGGACGGCCGCTCGCCCGGCGCGGACGGCCGGCGCCTCGACCGGGTGGCGTTGA
- a CDS encoding DUF1573 domain-containing protein: MLRWVILSVAVVVLAAVGTLVSQFAGSSGADWDLPAVNRTKGPQPKLVIEGPLTHEFGDMATQKVSTHKWVVKNEGEGDLDLFLSGSSCMCTVAKLKDQNTKETVKPGASTEIEVEWKTKDQIGEFGKDVTLSTNDPSRPQFKLLIHGMVSAPVMVLPQPVEGVVSVGSIATDKPSEVSMAFFSPNRPDFKIGKITSSRPDLIEPKVIPLTEDEQKQLKTKGGYRLKMDIKPGIGQGDFREELIVETDHPDAPRMNLTLAGTATGPVSVVPTRLRMMSLDGKGDLRSQVQLLVRGGRTTTFTVAHKPEKVDVEIVPNDGPGAMGRYRMTVTAPPGLPPGIVDDAIILKTDLPGNTEVKVPVSIVVGAG; encoded by the coding sequence ATGTTGCGGTGGGTCATCCTGAGCGTGGCCGTGGTCGTCCTGGCCGCGGTGGGTACGTTGGTCTCTCAGTTCGCGGGAAGCTCGGGCGCGGACTGGGACCTCCCGGCCGTCAACCGCACCAAGGGCCCGCAGCCCAAGCTGGTCATCGAGGGCCCGCTCACGCACGAGTTCGGCGACATGGCCACCCAGAAGGTGAGCACGCACAAGTGGGTCGTCAAGAACGAGGGCGAGGGCGACCTCGACCTGTTCCTGAGCGGCTCGAGCTGCATGTGCACGGTCGCCAAGCTCAAGGACCAGAACACGAAGGAGACGGTCAAGCCCGGCGCGTCCACGGAGATCGAGGTCGAGTGGAAGACGAAGGACCAGATCGGCGAGTTCGGCAAGGACGTGACGCTCTCCACCAACGACCCGAGCCGGCCCCAGTTCAAGCTGCTGATCCACGGCATGGTGAGCGCCCCGGTGATGGTCCTCCCGCAGCCGGTCGAAGGCGTCGTCTCGGTGGGCTCGATCGCGACCGACAAGCCGTCCGAGGTCTCCATGGCCTTCTTCTCGCCCAACCGGCCCGATTTCAAGATCGGCAAGATCACGAGCTCCCGCCCGGACCTGATCGAGCCCAAGGTCATCCCCCTCACGGAGGATGAGCAGAAGCAGCTCAAGACGAAGGGGGGGTACCGGCTCAAGATGGACATCAAGCCGGGGATCGGCCAGGGCGATTTCCGGGAGGAGCTGATCGTGGAGACCGACCACCCGGACGCGCCCCGGATGAACCTGACCCTGGCGGGCACGGCGACCGGGCCGGTGAGCGTGGTGCCGACCCGGCTGAGGATGATGTCGCTGGACGGCAAGGGCGACCTGCGCTCGCAGGTCCAGCTCCTCGTGCGGGGCGGCCGGACCACCACCTTCACCGTCGCCCACAAGCCGGAGAAGGTGGACGTGGAGATCGTCCCCAACGATGGTCCGGGCGCCATGGGCCGCTACCGGATGACGGTCACCGCCCCGCCCGGCCTCCCGCCGGGCATCGTCGACGACGCGATCATCCTCAAGACGGACCTGCCCGGGAACACCGAGGTCAAGGTGCCGGTGAGCATCGTCGTCGGGGCGGGCTGA
- a CDS encoding DUF962 domain-containing protein, which produces MSEASAPAASRWDRLVAKYREDHRHPVNHVLHVGVGWPIMALAVVLVPFRPWWSLGLFCLSYGIMWTGHFAFERNLPTVFRHPTTPFVMAWAVICQMARGVRDALAGPPAR; this is translated from the coding sequence ATGAGTGAAGCGTCCGCCCCGGCGGCCTCGCGCTGGGATCGATTGGTGGCGAAGTATCGCGAGGATCACCGCCATCCCGTGAACCACGTCCTCCACGTGGGGGTGGGCTGGCCGATCATGGCCCTGGCGGTCGTCCTGGTGCCGTTCCGGCCGTGGTGGTCGCTGGGGCTCTTCTGCCTCTCCTACGGGATCATGTGGACGGGCCATTTCGCGTTCGAGCGGAACCTGCCCACGGTCTTCCGCCACCCGACGACGCCGTTCGTGATGGCCTGGGCCGTGATCTGCCAGATGGCCCGGGGCGTCCGGGACGCCCTGGCGGGCCCGCCCGCCCGCTGA
- a CDS encoding class I SAM-dependent methyltransferase, translated as MTVADQARTKSTYGLQWNRFRILRPDEDRATFRNRTGLTAGDLAGKAVLDAGCGMGRYVRMAAELGPRIVVGVDLSDAVRAARDLTGDLPGVAIVRGDLLRLPFAPGSFDHVYSIGVIDHTPDPRAAFLGLARLLKPGGRIAIWIYRKERPAVERIMDLHRSLSRRLPLGLLLAMAKASAPIGGWKRRLMASRSRLVQRAGVALHLATIGVSMHPDPEVRVCDTLDWYAPGFLSRHTADEVRGWFAAAGLVEIEDLSAGQAFYHEGQGHGINLAARRPEGRGPA; from the coding sequence ATGACCGTCGCCGACCAGGCCCGGACCAAGTCCACATACGGCCTCCAGTGGAACCGCTTCCGGATCCTCCGCCCCGACGAGGACCGGGCCACTTTTCGCAACCGGACGGGCCTCACCGCCGGGGACCTGGCCGGCAAGGCGGTGCTGGACGCCGGCTGCGGGATGGGACGATACGTCCGCATGGCCGCCGAGCTCGGCCCGCGGATCGTCGTCGGCGTGGACCTCAGCGACGCGGTTAGGGCGGCGCGCGACCTGACGGGCGACCTCCCCGGCGTGGCGATCGTCCGGGGCGACCTGCTCCGGCTCCCCTTCGCGCCGGGGTCGTTCGATCACGTCTACTCGATCGGGGTCATCGACCACACGCCGGACCCCCGCGCCGCGTTCCTCGGCCTGGCGAGGCTGCTGAAGCCCGGCGGGCGGATCGCGATCTGGATCTACCGCAAGGAGCGGCCGGCCGTCGAGCGGATCATGGACCTGCACCGATCGCTCTCGCGACGGCTCCCGCTGGGCCTGCTGCTGGCGATGGCGAAGGCCTCCGCGCCGATCGGCGGCTGGAAGAGGCGGCTGATGGCCAGCCGATCCCGGCTCGTCCAGCGGGCCGGCGTCGCGCTCCACCTCGCGACGATCGGAGTGTCGATGCACCCGGATCCCGAGGTCCGCGTCTGCGACACGCTGGACTGGTATGCGCCCGGCTTCCTGTCGAGGCACACCGCGGACGAGGTCCGCGGATGGTTCGCCGCCGCGGGCCTCGTGGAGATCGAGGACCTGTCGGCGGGCCAGGCCTTCTATCACGAGGGCCAGGGCCACGGCATCAACCTCGCGGCGCGCCGGCCCGAGGGCCGCGGCCCGGCTTGA